A region from the Hevea brasiliensis isolate MT/VB/25A 57/8 unplaced genomic scaffold, ASM3005281v1 Scaf276, whole genome shotgun sequence genome encodes:
- the LOC110634054 gene encoding putative disease resistance protein At3g14460, translated as MAEFVGGAILSAFLPVLFERMASEEFLRFFKSRNLNDGLLNKLKTTLNSVDGLLADAEEKQITQPAVKIWLHDLKDAVYDADDLLDEIAYKALQSKLEHASHRQMVKKFLSSHNPFKKDMLEEKLGEILGRLKFLLEQKDPLGLGEKIGENLSLRKTPTTALPDDDESGVYGRDNDKEAIIKILLSDSDTNGLDVIPIVGMGGIGKTILAQLVYNDSRVQHFQPRAWVCVTEEFNVFNVTKGILMEVKPGSHDDKTPNQIQQKLKEELSEKKFLLVLDDLWNDEYDDWNNLRKPLMYGAKGSKILVTTRNESVASVVGAVETYHLEKLTTEDCWSLFEKYAFLNDNSSVHPKLEDIGKEIVSKCDGLPLAAKTLGGLLRAERDAEKWEKIWKSNIWGLSNGRILPALRLSYHYLPSLLKQCFACCAIFPKHYEFDKEDLVLLWMAEGFLAQPVGGKDMKEVGNDCFDDLVSRSLFQRSKGRGSCFVMHDLINDLAKFVSGEFFFQLEEGDNSLKIVRRTRHFSYAKSEPDFFKKFPGICEAKLLRTFIYMEPYTEQWQSSSYIRDQVTHDLLPTLSRLRVLSLSRHCIFRLPDSIRELKLLQYLNLSGTLIRSLPESICSSYLLQILILRECKNLVVLPTNIGRLINLSHLDIRGTKLQEMPPEMGKLIKLQKLTDFFLRKQSWSSIKELGKLQALAGELCIWNLQDIEEAKDAVEANLKGKKKLKKLKLTWERNIHDSIDSEHDRCVLESLQPQTQLEHLSIHGYCGASFPDWIGHSSFSRIVSLELSGCGMTCSYLPPLGQLASLEYLTIVHFGVEVVGPEFYGSCTSMKKPFGLLKVLSFSYMGRWREWISCEGAFPVLEELHVSSCANLKKVALPGYLPCLTTLDVDSCQQLAVALLRAPAILRVSTVGVTLEKLPSGLYSLISYGLEPFDFVMEIMGRIGLLPNALEKVVIYDSYSLENFPLTLFSEVKTLKVRDSGNLDDFLTPGTNGDITSLDSLEIEKCQYLVSFPEGGLPASNLTRLSLCDCPNLKSLPQNMRSLLLSLVDLRIMSCPALESFPEDGLPSSLSSLSISYCAELEPFPKRCLPDKLESLHIQSCNKLVAGRMQWDLQTIPSLVKLVIERCKDVESFEMLLPSSLISLEINHLHNLKCLDFKGLQNLTSLRELKVCSCRELQYMPKSLHSLVPSFTSLEINHCPKLELFLEGCLPPKLESLEIYACSKLLAHLMQSDLQGLSSLSQLTIAEYGAKDMESFPGKMLLPSTLTSLKIYSLENLKFLDKGLLHLTSLKELQITHCYNLQSLPEEGLPSSLSSLLIHACPLLEQKCRSGAQYRSMISQIPDV; from the coding sequence ATGGCTGAATTTGTAGGAGGAGCGATTCTCTCGGCTTTTCTTCCAGTTCTTTTTGAGCGGATGGCTTCTGAAGAATTTCTACGCTTCTTCAAAAGCCGAAATCTCAATGACGGACTGCTAAACAAGTTGAAGACAACTTTGAATTCTGTTGATGGACTGCTTGCTGACGCAGAGGAGAAGCAGATCACTCAGCCAGCAGTGAAAATTTGGCTCCATGATCTCAAAGATGCTGTCTACGACGCGGATGACTTGTTGGATGAGATTGCTTATAAAGCTCTACAATCCAAGTTGGAACATGCATCTCATAGACAGATGGTAAAGAAATTTCTCTCTTCTCATAATCCCTTCAAAAAGGATATGTTGGAGGAAAAGTTAGGAGAGATCCTTGGGAGACTTAAGTTTCTATTAGAACAAAAGGATCCACTTGGTTTGGgagaaaaaattggagaaaacctGTCTCTGAGGAAAACACCAACCACTGCTCTGCCAGATGATGATGAATCCGGTGTTTATGGTAGGGATAACGACAAGGAAGCCATTATAAAGATCCTGCTATCCGATTCTGATACCAATGGCTTGGATGTGATACCCATTGTGGGTATGGGTGGGATCGGTAAGACCATTCTTGCTCAACTTGTCTACAATGACAGCAGAGTACAGCACTTTCAACCCAGAGCATGGGTCTGCGTAACAGAAGAATTCAATGTTTTCAATGTAACAAAAGGTATTCTTATGGAAGTCAAGCCAGGGTCTCATGACGACAAGACTCCAAATCAAATTCAGCAAAAGCTGAAGGAAGAATTGAGTGAGAAAAAATTTTTGCTCGTCTTGGATGATCTTTGGAATGATGAGTATGATGATTGGAATAATTTACGCAAACCATTAATGTATGGAGCAAAAGGAAGTAAGATCCTTGTTACAACTCGCAATGAAAGCGTGGCATCAGTCGTGGGTGCTGTTGAAACTTATCATTTAGAGAAATTAACTACCGAGGATTGCTGGTCCTTGTTTGAAAAGTATGCATTTCTCAATGATAATTCCAGCGTGCATCCTAAATTAGAAGACATTGGCAAGGAGATAGTAAGCAAGTGTGATGGCCTACCTTTAGCAGCAAAAACACTTGGTGGCCTGCTACGTGCTGAAAGAGATGCTGAGAAATGGGAGAAAATATGGAAGAGCAACATATGGGGATTATCAAATGGCAGGATTCTTCCGGCTCTAAGATTGAGCTATCATTATCTCCCTTCTCTTTTAAAGCAATGCTTTGCTTGTTGTGCTATATTTCCTAAACATTATGAATTTGACAAGGAAGACTTAGTTCTTCTATGGATGGCCGAGGGCTTTCTAGCCCAACCTGTAGGAGGCAAGGATATGAAAGAAGTTGGTAACGATTGCTTTGATGATCTTGTGTCGAGGTCACTTTTCCAACGATCTAAAGGTCGTGGATCTTGCTTTGTTATGCATGATCTCATTAATGACTTAGCTAAATTTGTTTCTGGAGAATTTTTCTTTCAGTTGGAGGAGGGCGATAATTCACTCAAAATTGTTAGGAGGACTCGCCATTTCTCCTATGCTAAATCAGAACCAGATTTCTTTAAGAAATTTCCAGGCATTTGTGAAGCCAAACTTCTGCGCACTTTCATATATATGGAGCCATATACGGAGCAATGGCAGAGCAGTTCATACATCAGAGACCAGGTAACACATGATTTATTGCCGACGCTCAGCCGTCTACGAGTACTATCTTTATCTCGGCATTGTATATTTAGGTTGCCTGATTCAAttagagaattgaagctattacaGTATCTGAATCTTTCTGGAACATTAATCAGAAGCCTGCCCGAATCTATATGCAGTTCGTATTTGTTGCAAATTTTAATCTTGCGTGAGTGTAAAAACTTAGTTGTGTTGCCGACTAACATCGGAAGATTAATCAACTTGTCTCATCTTGATATAAGAGGAACAAAACTGCAAGAGATGCCACCAGAAATGGGTAAGCTTATAAAGCTTCAAAAGTTAACAGATTTCTTTCTCAGAAAACAGAGTTGGTCTAGCATTAAAGAACTGGGGAAGCTTCAAGCTCTTGCAGGAGAACTTTGTATCTGGAATCTCCAGGACATTGAGGAAGCCAAAGATGCCGTGGAGGCCAATTTGAAGGGTAAGAAGAAACTTAAGAAGTTGAAGTTGACATGGGAGAGGAACATCCACGATAGTATTGATTCAGAGCATGACAGGTGTGTGCTGGAGTCGTTACAACCTCAAACACAATTGGAACATCTTTCAATTCATGGTTATTGCGGTGCCAGCTTTCCAGATTGGATAGGACACTCTTCTTTTTCTCGTATAGTGTCGTTGGAGTTGAGTGGATGTGGAATGACTTGCTCTTATTTACCGCCACTTGGGCAGCTAGCGTCTTTAGAATATCTTACTATCGTACACTTTGGAGTTGAGGTTGTCGGTCCTGAGTTCTATGGAAGTTGCACATCCATGAAGAAGCCATTTGGATTGTTGAAAGTTCTAAGCTTTTCATATATGGGAAGATGGCGGGAGTGGATTTCATGTGAAGGAGCCTTTCCTGTCCTTGAAGAGCTTCATGTAAGTAGTTGTGCCAACCTAAAGAAGGTTGCCCTGCCTGGTTATCTTCCTTGTTTAACGACACTGGATGTTGATAGTTGTCAGCAGCTAGCAGTTGCACTTCTAAGGGCTCCAGCTATACTTAGAGTGAGTACTGTAGGCGTGACATTGGAGAAACTGCCTTCTGGGTTGTACAGTCTCATAAGTTATGGATTGGAGCCATTTGACTTTGTAATGGAGATAATGGGAAGAATTGGTCTTCTTCCTAATGCTTTAGAAAAAGTTGTAATCTATGACTCTTATTCACTAGAGAACTTTCCACTAACGTTGTTTAGTGAGGTGAAGACTCTGAAAGTAAGAGACTCTGGAAATCTGGATGATTTTTTAACGCCCGGGACAAATGGGGATATTACATCTCTCGATTccttggaaattgagaaatgccaATATTTAGTATCTTTTCCGGAAGGAGGATTGCCCGCCTCAAATTTGACACGGCTTTCATTATGTGATTGCCCAAATTTGAAGTCACTACCTCAGAATATGCGCTCTCTTCTCCTTTCTCTTGTTGATTTGAGGATAATGAGTTGTCCGGCACTTGAGTCGTTTCCTGAGGATGGGCTACCCTCCTCCCTTTCTTCTTTATCTATCAGTTATTGTGCAGAACTCGAGCCATTTCCAAAAAGATGTTTGCCGGACAAATTAGAATCGCTGCATATTCAGAGTTGCAACAAACTGGTCGCAGGCCGCATGCAGTGGGATCTACAAACCATCCCCTCTCTTGTGAAACTTGTGATTGAAAGATGTAAAGATGTGGAATCTTTTGAGATGTTACTGCCAtcctctcttatctctcttgaaattaatcatcttcataatctgaaaTGTTTAGACTTCAAGGGGCTTCAAAACCTCACTTCTCTTAGAGAATTGAAGGTCTGCAGCTGCCGTGAGCTCCAGTATATGCCAAAATCTTTGCATTCCCTCGTCCCTTCTTTTACAAGTTTGGAAATAAATCATTGTCCAAAGCTTGAGTTGTTTCTGGAAGGGTGTTTGCCCCCAAAATTAGAATCACTTGAAATCTATGCTTGCAGCAAACTCCTTGCTCACCTCATGCAATCGGATTTGCAAGGACTGTCCTCTCTTTCACAGCTTACAATTGCCGAGTATGGTGCCAAAGATATGGAATCCTTTCCTGGCAAGATGCTGCTCCCTTCCACTCTCACTTCTCTTAAAATCTACAGTCTTGAGAATCTGAAGTTTTTGGACAAGGGCCTTCTACACCTCACATCTCTTAAAGAATTGCAGATAACTCATTGCTATAATCTCCAATCCCTACCTGAAGAAGGGCTGCCTTCCTCCCTTTCTTCTCTCCTTATCCATGCTTGCCCTTTGTTAGAGCAAAAGTGTAGATCGGGTGCGCAATATCGGTCAATGATTTCTCAAATCCCTGACGTATGA